One genomic segment of Stigmatella aurantiaca includes these proteins:
- a CDS encoding DNA repair ATPase: MATDGVKPQGAAPTGETTLEGGSYEVIRARLLSQAEALGKRAAELNTRRKSLFGGTELTVIGNERVRTDNNCVPRDIVSVGKYLLFGYNVFLGLKKDTAVADVFSLHKFEKTAEGFDFSAVPPTEAGGFLADPRFVKDFGELYKYYKDAKLIQLRRTDARLLAVFQTGQTLRDIKVFRFSMDVEGRATYIDNQGEKEHVFPPSHDFEWTVATRENYVLGSHPHVNILDQVFVETVKGDLTVKVENNSSTGLGIYNEPVEDADQSLDDAEIAYAKVGGLILLRVLPFREKAHRYLVFNTRTQHVLRIDAIGQACVRLPEDQGIIFPGGFYLQTGDYKVFEGASAGMEFKQSIRSPNGEDVLYIFYRRDEGSYVLFPYNLVRKEVQNPLLAHGFSLFGDGGLVVFRAATNDPTRVHPMQVWQTPFVSAEHAAATPPVPGYLGKVGNAELVRGISDALSLHRVARTEKPTRRTYEDIIAAVTRALDAYYWLGHAEVKLQEPMEALRRTSESIIDEFEKVQALQKRATEALAEADVKQAALLLKVRPEELTNAEAYMQALTELRQQRGHLITLREIRYMELPRVEALEKQVVEESDRVSAGCVEFFQKGEALQPIGERLDILLGKLEPVQTTVELAPLSEDIEKVGKGLEVLGEVVGGLQVGDPLARAKILEGISELFSRLNRVRAGLQARRKELVGREKRAEFGAQFKLLGQNIESALSGADSPEKCDEAMSRLTVQLEELEGRFGEFDEFLEPITQKREELLEAFGAKKQALLDERQRRAQNLFGAAERILVGVQRRAKSFKTDDELNTYFASDSMIQKLRQLAEQLMELQDSVRSDEVLSRVKTARQDALRALRDRQDLFEDGQAVIKFGKHRFNVNTQTLELTLVPRDGALFLQLTGTDYSVRLEDPALEKYRALWEQHLVSETREVYRAEYLAASILADAEEGRSGLSLTALHEAIPSGTLLERVRAYSAEKYDEGYERGIHDVDTAALLEKLLHLHQGAGLLRFAPTPRAWAVLYWAFDTDDAGRAVLHRRARSLARLRSVFASGSELVVLGDELGERVGAFLTAHRIEHSPAEARQAGRYLVEELGVERPRFTTSAEAVAVKEAFLGQLDRRGNRSAFDEDLRGLEKNLPERLRIARAWVDGYLAQREDGPGSAAHVAVETAVLLLTERKADRQEAGALTSLEVTDLLGQHPRITDRKLVLRLDEFLARLGEFRQLRVPAYHEYRALLRDLLERERRKLRLEELSPKVLSSFVRNRLIDEVYLPLIGANLAKQLGAAGENKRTDRMGMLLLMSPPGYGKTTLMEYVASRLGLTFVKVNGPALGHSVKSLDPAEAPNATARQEVERINLSFEMGNNVMLYLDDIQHTDPELLQKFISLCDGQRRIEGVWNGRTRTYDLRGKKFCVVMAGNPYTETGERFRIPDMLANRADTYNLGEILDGKEELFALSYIENGLTSNPALAPLATREPADIHKLIRMAKGEEVPAGELSYGYAAAELQEIVAVFERLFRVQKVLLKVNLQYIASAAQDERFRTEPAFKLQGSYRNMNKLTEKVVAAMTEEELERLIDDHYQGESQTLTTAAEQNLLKLQEMRGRLTPEKAKRWEEIKQGFARVKRMGGKEDDPVARVTGQLSAIEEQLGVVGQAVSQAAETVRQGQQDKKPGAEPMAPHLDALREAVLEVARVAREVKETPAPAPVVQVPPGPDLTPYLQHLAKVLKALAERSLQPTAPAAGGAGPVDLGPVMAQLTKAVTAMAERPVTVAPSLARAASAPLPVDLPRQISLIQTALEPLERAAKRSLQTGSEDIKAMHVWQAVTEALELVQAMSQPR, from the coding sequence ATGGCAACTGACGGCGTGAAGCCCCAGGGCGCGGCGCCCACGGGCGAGACGACGCTGGAGGGCGGCAGCTACGAGGTCATCCGCGCCCGCCTCCTGTCCCAGGCAGAGGCGTTGGGCAAGCGTGCCGCGGAGCTCAACACGCGGCGCAAGTCGCTCTTTGGCGGCACCGAGCTGACGGTCATCGGCAACGAGCGGGTGCGCACCGACAACAACTGCGTCCCGCGGGACATTGTCAGCGTCGGCAAGTACCTGCTCTTTGGCTACAACGTCTTCCTCGGGCTGAAGAAGGACACGGCCGTCGCGGACGTGTTCTCGCTGCACAAGTTCGAGAAGACGGCCGAGGGCTTCGACTTCTCCGCCGTGCCCCCCACCGAGGCGGGCGGCTTCCTGGCGGACCCCCGGTTCGTCAAGGACTTCGGGGAGCTGTACAAGTACTACAAGGACGCGAAGCTCATTCAGCTTCGGCGCACCGACGCGCGGCTGCTGGCGGTCTTCCAGACGGGCCAGACGCTGCGGGACATCAAGGTCTTCCGCTTCAGCATGGATGTGGAGGGCCGGGCCACCTACATCGACAACCAGGGCGAGAAGGAGCACGTCTTCCCGCCGTCGCATGACTTCGAGTGGACGGTGGCCACGCGGGAGAACTACGTGCTGGGCTCCCACCCGCACGTCAACATCCTGGATCAGGTCTTCGTCGAGACGGTGAAGGGCGACCTCACCGTCAAGGTGGAGAACAACTCCAGCACGGGCCTGGGCATCTACAACGAGCCGGTGGAGGACGCGGACCAGTCCCTGGACGACGCGGAGATCGCCTACGCGAAGGTGGGCGGCCTCATCCTCTTGCGCGTGCTGCCGTTCCGCGAGAAGGCGCACCGCTACCTGGTGTTCAACACGCGCACCCAGCACGTGCTGCGCATCGATGCGATTGGCCAGGCCTGCGTCCGGCTTCCGGAGGACCAGGGCATCATCTTCCCGGGCGGCTTCTACCTGCAGACGGGGGACTACAAGGTCTTCGAGGGCGCCTCGGCCGGGATGGAGTTCAAGCAGTCCATCCGCTCGCCCAACGGTGAGGACGTCCTCTACATCTTCTACCGCCGGGACGAGGGCAGCTACGTCCTGTTCCCCTACAACCTGGTGCGCAAGGAGGTGCAGAACCCGCTGCTGGCGCACGGCTTCAGCCTCTTCGGGGACGGCGGGTTGGTGGTCTTCCGGGCCGCCACGAATGATCCCACCCGCGTCCACCCGATGCAGGTGTGGCAGACGCCCTTCGTGTCCGCCGAGCACGCCGCCGCCACGCCCCCGGTGCCCGGCTACCTGGGCAAGGTGGGCAACGCCGAGCTGGTGCGCGGCATCTCGGATGCGCTGAGCCTCCATCGCGTCGCCCGGACGGAGAAGCCCACCCGGCGCACCTACGAGGACATCATCGCCGCGGTGACGCGGGCCCTGGACGCCTACTACTGGCTGGGCCACGCGGAGGTGAAGCTCCAGGAGCCCATGGAGGCCCTGCGGCGCACCTCCGAGTCCATCATCGACGAGTTCGAGAAGGTCCAGGCGCTGCAGAAGCGCGCTACGGAGGCGCTCGCCGAGGCCGACGTGAAGCAGGCCGCGCTGCTCTTGAAGGTGCGCCCGGAGGAGCTGACCAACGCCGAGGCCTACATGCAGGCCCTCACCGAGTTGCGCCAGCAGCGCGGCCACCTCATCACCCTGAGGGAGATCCGCTACATGGAGCTCCCCCGGGTGGAGGCGCTGGAGAAGCAGGTCGTCGAGGAGTCGGACCGCGTCAGCGCCGGGTGCGTGGAGTTCTTCCAGAAGGGCGAGGCGCTTCAGCCCATCGGGGAGCGGCTGGACATCCTGCTCGGCAAGCTGGAGCCGGTGCAGACCACGGTGGAGCTGGCTCCGCTCTCCGAGGACATCGAGAAGGTGGGCAAGGGGCTGGAAGTGCTCGGCGAGGTCGTCGGCGGCCTCCAGGTGGGCGATCCGCTGGCGCGAGCGAAAATCTTGGAGGGCATCTCCGAGCTGTTCTCCCGGCTCAACCGCGTGCGCGCGGGGCTCCAGGCCCGGCGCAAGGAGCTGGTGGGCCGCGAGAAGCGCGCGGAGTTCGGCGCCCAGTTCAAGCTGCTCGGGCAGAACATCGAGAGCGCACTGTCCGGGGCGGACTCGCCGGAGAAGTGCGACGAGGCCATGTCCCGCCTCACCGTCCAGCTCGAGGAGCTGGAGGGCCGCTTCGGGGAGTTCGACGAGTTCCTGGAGCCCATCACCCAGAAGCGCGAGGAGTTGCTGGAGGCCTTCGGCGCCAAGAAGCAGGCGCTGCTGGATGAGCGCCAGCGCCGGGCGCAGAACCTGTTCGGCGCCGCCGAGCGCATCCTCGTGGGCGTGCAGCGCCGGGCCAAGTCGTTCAAGACGGACGACGAGCTGAACACGTACTTCGCCTCGGACTCGATGATCCAGAAGCTGCGGCAGCTCGCCGAGCAGCTCATGGAGCTGCAGGACAGCGTCCGCTCGGATGAGGTCCTCTCGCGCGTGAAGACGGCGCGCCAGGACGCGCTGCGCGCCCTGAGAGATCGCCAGGATCTCTTCGAGGATGGCCAGGCGGTCATCAAGTTCGGCAAGCACCGCTTCAACGTCAACACGCAGACGCTGGAGCTGACGCTGGTGCCGCGGGACGGGGCGCTCTTCCTCCAGCTCACCGGCACGGACTACTCCGTGCGCTTGGAGGACCCGGCGCTGGAGAAGTACAGGGCGCTGTGGGAGCAGCACCTCGTCTCCGAGACGCGCGAGGTGTACCGGGCGGAGTACCTGGCAGCGTCCATCCTCGCGGATGCGGAGGAGGGCAGGAGTGGCCTGAGCCTGACCGCCCTGCACGAGGCCATCCCCTCGGGGACGCTGCTGGAGCGCGTACGGGCCTACTCCGCGGAGAAGTACGACGAAGGGTACGAGCGCGGCATCCACGACGTGGACACGGCCGCCCTCCTGGAGAAGCTGCTCCACCTGCACCAGGGCGCGGGCCTGCTGCGCTTCGCCCCCACGCCCCGGGCCTGGGCGGTCCTCTACTGGGCGTTCGACACGGATGACGCGGGGCGCGCGGTGCTCCACCGCCGGGCGCGAAGCCTGGCCCGTCTGCGCTCGGTGTTCGCCAGCGGCTCGGAGCTGGTGGTCCTCGGGGACGAGCTGGGGGAGCGCGTGGGCGCGTTCCTCACGGCGCACCGGATCGAGCACTCGCCGGCGGAGGCCCGCCAGGCGGGGCGCTACCTCGTGGAGGAGCTGGGCGTGGAGCGTCCGCGCTTCACCACCAGCGCCGAAGCGGTGGCGGTGAAAGAGGCGTTCCTCGGCCAGCTCGACCGGCGGGGCAACCGCTCCGCGTTCGACGAGGACCTGCGCGGCCTGGAGAAGAACCTCCCCGAGCGGCTGCGGATTGCCCGGGCGTGGGTGGATGGCTACCTGGCCCAGCGCGAGGACGGTCCGGGCTCCGCGGCCCACGTGGCCGTGGAGACGGCGGTACTGCTGCTCACCGAGCGCAAGGCGGACCGTCAGGAGGCCGGGGCGCTCACCTCGCTGGAGGTGACGGACCTGCTGGGCCAGCACCCGCGCATCACCGACCGGAAGCTGGTGCTGCGGCTGGACGAGTTCCTGGCGCGGCTGGGCGAGTTCCGGCAGCTCCGGGTGCCCGCCTACCACGAGTACCGGGCGCTGCTGAGGGACCTGCTGGAGCGCGAGCGCCGCAAGCTGCGCCTGGAGGAGCTAAGCCCCAAGGTGCTCTCGTCCTTCGTGCGCAACCGGCTCATCGACGAGGTGTACCTGCCGCTCATCGGCGCCAACCTGGCCAAGCAGCTCGGCGCGGCGGGGGAGAACAAGCGCACGGACCGCATGGGCATGCTGCTGCTCATGTCGCCGCCCGGCTACGGCAAGACGACGCTCATGGAGTACGTGGCGAGCCGGCTGGGGCTGACCTTCGTGAAGGTCAACGGCCCGGCGCTGGGCCACTCGGTGAAGTCGTTGGATCCGGCGGAGGCGCCCAACGCCACCGCGCGCCAGGAGGTAGAGCGCATCAACCTGTCGTTCGAGATGGGCAACAACGTGATGCTCTACCTCGATGACATCCAGCACACGGATCCGGAGCTGCTCCAGAAGTTCATCTCCCTGTGCGACGGCCAGCGCCGCATCGAGGGCGTCTGGAACGGCCGCACGCGCACGTACGACCTGCGCGGCAAGAAGTTCTGCGTGGTGATGGCGGGCAACCCGTACACGGAGACCGGAGAGCGCTTCCGGATCCCGGACATGCTCGCCAACCGCGCGGACACCTACAACCTGGGTGAGATCCTCGACGGGAAGGAAGAGCTGTTCGCGCTCAGCTACATCGAGAACGGGCTCACCTCGAACCCGGCGCTGGCGCCGCTGGCCACGCGCGAGCCCGCGGACATCCACAAGCTCATCCGCATGGCCAAGGGCGAAGAGGTGCCCGCGGGCGAGCTGTCCTACGGCTACGCAGCGGCGGAGCTGCAGGAGATCGTCGCGGTGTTCGAGCGGCTGTTCCGCGTGCAGAAGGTGCTGCTCAAGGTGAACCTGCAGTACATCGCCTCGGCGGCGCAGGACGAGCGGTTCCGCACGGAGCCCGCCTTCAAGTTGCAGGGCAGCTACCGCAACATGAACAAGCTCACCGAGAAGGTCGTCGCGGCGATGACCGAGGAGGAGCTGGAGCGGCTCATCGACGACCACTACCAGGGCGAGTCCCAGACGCTCACCACGGCGGCCGAGCAGAACCTGCTCAAGCTCCAGGAGATGCGCGGCCGGCTCACGCCCGAGAAGGCGAAGCGCTGGGAGGAGATCAAACAGGGCTTCGCGCGCGTCAAGCGCATGGGCGGCAAGGAGGACGATCCGGTGGCGCGCGTCACCGGCCAGCTCAGCGCCATCGAGGAGCAGCTCGGCGTGGTGGGCCAGGCCGTGTCGCAGGCCGCGGAGACGGTGCGCCAGGGGCAGCAGGACAAGAAGCCGGGCGCGGAGCCCATGGCGCCACACCTCGACGCGCTGCGCGAGGCGGTGCTGGAGGTGGCCCGGGTGGCGCGCGAGGTGAAGGAGACGCCCGCGCCCGCGCCCGTGGTGCAGGTGCCGCCCGGTCCGGACCTCACGCCGTACCTCCAGCACCTGGCGAAGGTGCTGAAGGCGCTGGCCGAGCGCTCCTTGCAGCCCACGGCGCCCGCAGCCGGGGGCGCGGGGCCGGTGGACCTGGGGCCCGTCATGGCGCAGCTCACGAAGGCCGTGACGGCCATGGCGGAGCGTCCGGTGACCGTGGCCCCCTCGCTGGCGCGGGCTGCCTCGGCGCCGCTGCCGGTCGATCTGCCCCGGCAGATCTCGCTCATTCAGACGGCCCTGGAGCCCCTGGAGCGGGCCGCGAAGCGCAGCCTCCAGACCGGCTCCGAGGACATCAAGGCCATGCACGTCTGGCAGGCGGTCACCGAGGCGCTGGAGCTGGTCCAGGCCATGAGCCAGCCCCGCTGA
- a CDS encoding SPFH domain-containing protein: MDLPTVAGAVGVGSVLLFGTLIVIARFYRQVDQGKVLIVNTLKSEPVVTFTGAVVIPIIHRSEVMDISLKTVEIDRRGKEGLICKDNIRADIKVTFFVRVNKTREDVLKVAQSIGCVRASDQETLENLFEAKFSEALKTVGKSFDFEELYTKREEIKDKVVNTIGRDLNGYMLEDCAIDFLEQTPVEMLDKDNILDAQGIRKITELTTVQNVSTNEFKQSERMAITKRNVESDEAIFALERQRAEAAAKQKREIESIQAREVAEADRVKAEEHAKAELARIKAEEEIAINEENKSRQVQVAQKNRERVVGVETERVEKDRALEAINRERETELQRIAKEKALEGEKKAIADVIRARIVVEKTVAEEEERIKDLRVTAEAKRNKDALLINAEAHAQEKLVKDIKAAEASNEVSKFLAKERLTLADADLEAADKTAKAKVRLAEGVQAEAAAQGLADVRVREADAVAAEKQGMAQVRVKEAEAAAIEKQGVAQAQVVRERLLAEAAGEQEKGMAKVRIQQAEADAIQKKLLAEAAGEQEKGLAHARVQEAEAAAIHKRGEAEAHATQEKLMAEARGLAEKAASMKALDGVGREHEEFRLRLQKDRDVELEAIRVRKDMAEAQAKVLSQAFSNAKFQIVGGDGQFFERFVKAVSFGSSVDGALEHGEVLRTVAQGYLTGEKDLPADLKEILSKPGITNDAQNLAVAALLHRMVANAPPPAVATASPVVESVARPASAPKSAE, from the coding sequence ATGGATCTCCCTACCGTCGCTGGAGCCGTGGGTGTCGGCAGCGTCTTGCTGTTCGGAACCCTCATTGTCATCGCCCGGTTCTACCGCCAGGTGGATCAGGGCAAGGTGCTGATCGTCAACACGCTCAAGAGCGAGCCTGTCGTCACCTTCACGGGTGCGGTGGTCATCCCGATCATCCACCGGTCCGAGGTGATGGACATCTCGCTCAAGACGGTGGAGATCGACCGCCGTGGCAAGGAAGGCCTCATCTGCAAGGACAACATCCGCGCGGACATCAAGGTCACCTTCTTCGTGCGCGTGAACAAGACGCGTGAGGACGTGCTCAAGGTGGCCCAGTCCATCGGCTGCGTGCGCGCCAGCGATCAGGAGACGCTGGAGAACCTCTTCGAGGCCAAGTTCTCCGAGGCGCTCAAGACGGTGGGCAAGAGCTTCGACTTCGAGGAGCTCTACACCAAGCGCGAGGAGATCAAGGACAAGGTGGTGAACACCATCGGCAGGGATCTCAACGGCTACATGCTGGAGGACTGCGCCATCGACTTCCTGGAGCAGACCCCGGTCGAGATGCTGGACAAGGACAACATCCTCGACGCGCAGGGCATCCGGAAGATCACCGAGCTCACCACGGTGCAGAACGTCAGCACCAACGAGTTCAAGCAGAGCGAGCGCATGGCCATCACCAAGCGCAACGTCGAGTCCGATGAGGCCATCTTCGCCCTGGAGCGCCAGCGCGCCGAGGCCGCCGCCAAGCAGAAGCGGGAGATCGAGAGCATCCAGGCGCGCGAGGTGGCCGAGGCCGACCGCGTGAAGGCCGAGGAGCACGCGAAGGCGGAGCTGGCCCGCATCAAGGCCGAGGAAGAGATCGCCATCAACGAGGAGAACAAGTCCCGCCAGGTGCAGGTGGCGCAGAAGAACCGCGAGCGCGTGGTGGGCGTGGAGACCGAGCGCGTGGAGAAGGACCGCGCCCTGGAGGCCATCAACCGCGAGCGCGAGACGGAGCTGCAGCGCATCGCCAAGGAGAAGGCGCTCGAGGGAGAGAAGAAGGCCATCGCGGACGTCATCCGGGCGCGCATCGTCGTGGAGAAGACGGTGGCCGAGGAAGAGGAGCGCATCAAGGACCTGCGCGTGACGGCCGAGGCCAAGCGCAACAAGGACGCGCTGCTCATCAACGCCGAGGCGCACGCGCAGGAGAAGCTCGTCAAGGACATCAAGGCGGCCGAGGCCAGCAACGAGGTGTCCAAGTTCCTGGCCAAGGAGCGGCTCACCCTGGCCGACGCGGACCTGGAGGCCGCCGACAAGACCGCCAAGGCGAAGGTGCGGCTGGCTGAGGGCGTGCAGGCCGAGGCGGCCGCCCAGGGCCTGGCCGATGTGCGCGTGCGCGAGGCGGACGCCGTGGCCGCCGAGAAGCAGGGCATGGCCCAGGTGCGCGTGAAGGAGGCCGAGGCCGCCGCCATCGAGAAGCAGGGCGTGGCCCAGGCCCAGGTCGTCCGCGAGCGGCTGCTGGCCGAGGCCGCGGGTGAGCAGGAGAAGGGCATGGCCAAGGTCCGCATCCAGCAGGCCGAGGCGGACGCCATCCAGAAGAAGCTGCTGGCCGAGGCTGCGGGCGAGCAGGAGAAGGGCCTGGCGCATGCCCGCGTCCAGGAGGCCGAGGCCGCCGCCATCCACAAGCGCGGCGAGGCCGAGGCGCACGCCACCCAGGAGAAGCTCATGGCCGAGGCGCGGGGCCTGGCCGAGAAGGCCGCCTCCATGAAGGCGCTGGACGGCGTGGGCCGCGAGCACGAGGAGTTCCGCCTGCGGCTCCAGAAGGATCGCGACGTGGAGCTGGAGGCCATCCGGGTGCGCAAGGACATGGCCGAGGCTCAGGCCAAGGTGCTCTCCCAGGCGTTCAGCAACGCGAAGTTCCAGATCGTCGGTGGCGATGGCCAGTTCTTCGAGCGCTTCGTCAAGGCGGTGTCCTTCGGCTCGTCGGTGGACGGCGCGCTGGAGCACGGCGAGGTGCTGCGCACCGTGGCCCAGGGCTACCTCACCGGCGAGAAGGACCTGCCGGCGGACCTGAAGGAGATCCTGTCCAAGCCGGGCATCACCAACGACGCGCAGAACCTGGCGGTCGCGGCGCTGCTGCACCGCATGGTGGCCAACGCGCCGCCTCCGGCCGTCGCCACGGCGAGCCCCGTCGTGGAGAGCGTGGCCCGGCCCGCCTCCGCGCCGAAGTCCGCCGAGTAG
- a CDS encoding DNA topoisomerase IB, with translation MSRAERERIDALRLPPAWTDVAIAPSEKAKLQAIGKDAAGRWQYRYSEAFSRRRQEAKYERIVGFARALPKMRRRVSADLRRRGLGRDKVMACILRILGTCFIRPGSQVYAEENGSFGLATLRARHVKVVGETVHFDFPGKSGQRQQRELKDRRVATLIRQLLKIPGRDVFKFVLDDGHVVDVRRRHINEYIREVMGADYSAKDFRTWGGTLVCACALARARKRVKQAEAQSGVKATKKTMVAAVKEAAHHLGNTPAVAKASYIYPSVLAMFEQGKVVERYFESVEELARHEKPVLHCSEKALLEMIQEGAA, from the coding sequence GTGTCCCGTGCCGAGCGCGAGCGCATCGACGCACTGCGGCTGCCGCCCGCGTGGACGGACGTGGCCATCGCGCCCTCTGAGAAGGCAAAGCTCCAGGCCATCGGCAAGGACGCGGCGGGCCGCTGGCAGTACCGCTACAGCGAGGCTTTCTCGCGCCGGCGCCAGGAGGCGAAGTATGAGCGCATCGTGGGCTTTGCCCGCGCCCTGCCGAAGATGCGGCGCCGGGTGAGCGCGGATCTCCGGCGGCGGGGGCTGGGCCGGGACAAGGTGATGGCGTGCATCCTGCGCATCCTGGGCACCTGCTTCATCCGGCCCGGTAGCCAGGTGTACGCGGAGGAGAATGGGAGCTTCGGGCTCGCCACGCTGCGTGCCCGGCACGTGAAGGTGGTGGGCGAGACGGTCCACTTCGACTTCCCGGGCAAGAGCGGCCAGCGGCAGCAGCGCGAGCTCAAGGACCGGCGCGTGGCCACCCTTATCCGGCAGCTGCTCAAGATCCCGGGGCGGGATGTCTTCAAGTTCGTCCTGGACGATGGGCACGTGGTGGACGTGCGCCGCCGCCACATCAACGAGTACATCCGCGAAGTCATGGGCGCGGACTACAGCGCCAAGGACTTCCGGACGTGGGGCGGGACGCTGGTCTGTGCCTGCGCGCTGGCCCGGGCCCGGAAACGGGTGAAGCAGGCCGAGGCCCAGAGCGGCGTGAAGGCGACGAAGAAAACCATGGTGGCCGCCGTGAAGGAGGCAGCCCACCACCTCGGCAACACGCCCGCGGTGGCGAAGGCCTCCTATATCTACCCCTCCGTGCTGGCCATGTTCGAGCAGGGCAAGGTCGTGGAGCGCTACTTCGAGTCCGTGGAGGAGCTGGCGAGGCACGAGAAGCCCGTGCTCCACTGCTCGGAGAAGGCCCTGCTGGAGATGATCCAGGAAGGGGCCGCCTGA